In Saccharolobus solfataricus, a genomic segment contains:
- a CDS encoding acyl-CoA dehydrogenase family protein, which translates to MLLDVETNEDLELIKNSFNEFLSREWNKYGSKKHEVSRDKIMEVFGKVKDLGIFQFIRETGLTNALLLNEIIGENLLPGIVAFSSMLGVDYLVSVGVNYVAEVDKAEAIVTPKGISNKNDVDVEEIESPDPSVRVYKIIEGEWRKSDFDFNKVILLASAQIIGHATAVLKETVEYSKNRIAFGKPIGSYQAIKHRIVDDALRIELVRSRYLVNPTSPERIFKHAYKKAFKAILNSIQSHGGIGFTADLDLHLHLKRVILLGKLFQQ; encoded by the coding sequence TTGCTTTTGGACGTTGAGACAAATGAGGATTTAGAACTGATTAAAAACTCATTTAATGAGTTCTTAAGTAGGGAGTGGAATAAGTATGGGTCTAAGAAACATGAGGTTAGTAGAGATAAAATTATGGAAGTTTTCGGTAAGGTTAAGGATTTAGGTATCTTCCAGTTCATCAGAGAGACTGGTTTGACAAACGCCTTATTGTTAAACGAGATTATTGGTGAGAACTTATTGCCGGGGATAGTTGCTTTTAGCTCGATGTTAGGAGTTGATTATCTTGTAAGTGTTGGCGTTAATTACGTTGCTGAGGTTGATAAAGCTGAGGCCATTGTTACACCAAAGGGGATTTCAAATAAAAATGACGTAGATGTTGAGGAGATAGAATCACCAGATCCTTCAGTGAGAGTTTATAAGATAATTGAGGGAGAGTGGAGAAAATCAGATTTCGATTTTAACAAGGTAATTTTACTTGCCTCGGCTCAAATTATAGGTCATGCAACTGCTGTGCTTAAGGAGACTGTTGAGTACTCTAAAAATAGGATAGCGTTTGGTAAGCCAATTGGGTCTTATCAAGCAATAAAACATAGGATTGTTGACGATGCCTTAAGAATAGAGTTAGTTAGGTCTAGATATTTGGTTAATCCGACAAGTCCAGAGAGGATATTTAAACACGCATACAAGAAAGCCTTCAAAGCAATTCTCAACTCAATTCAGTCTCATGGGGGAATAGGGTTTACTGCAGATCTGGATTTGCACCTTCATCTAAAAAGGGTTATATTACTAGGGAAGTTATTCCAACAGTAA